One window of the Gambusia affinis linkage group LG01, SWU_Gaff_1.0, whole genome shotgun sequence genome contains the following:
- the si:dkey-72l14.3 gene encoding glyco_hydro_56 domain-containing protein — MAWAEPQLHPDPQPLPKQTQCTLLFYSFLLLFLIGSFANAGPAEPARLPLLSGQPFIVFWGIPDSSCAGRLNPTSFGMEQEGRVAVFYEDSLGNYPYFLDKNTPINGGIPQYTRLDGHVQKTKQDLEVALPAPRYLGLGVLRWAEWVPQWSRNQEKQATYLEASRKLLRSFFPKWTPEEVEKWSRVDFEAAAQSVMVETLQEVKRLRPKALWGFSPYPSCYNSDPAQTQLGNYSGQCPPAEMALNDELLWLWKRSSALFPLLTLEKRQGGTAAARSFLSSQIKEALRVASVAGAEFDLPVFPLVKSVYDSSKTFLSQADLINTIGESAAMGTAGVVIWNRSEMKTERECQDLAVFVRKVLGPYTVNVTTATQSCSSALCQGKGRCVRRNPDTSAYLHLPSQPSAADKSTEKAEGAEATQQPDAETKAAEPDPAEIWKKDFQCQWYKSADGEISERQPPKDGVSVGGKAEGNTGNAAETRTSSTTKSASENLSRGSDFAGTGSQTVSVEMQTDNGTNLLTVPTLQTLLLLLGAGCLCL, encoded by the exons ATGGCGTGGGCCGAACCACAGCTCCATCCAGATCCACAGCCGCTACCAAAACAGACACAGTGCACACTTCTGTTTTACTCGTTTTTACTCCTGTTCTTGATCGGTTCCTTTGCTAATGCTGGTCCAGCAGAGCCTGCCCGTCTTCCACTCCTGTCCGGACAGCCTTTCATTGTCTTCTGGGGGATCCCAGACTCTTCCTGTGCCGGTCGCCTAAACCCTACGTCCTTTGGCATGGAACAGGAGGGTCGAGTAGCCGTCTTTTACGAGGATTCGCTGGGTAACTACCCATATTTTctggacaaaaacacaccaatCAACGGAGGGATTCCACAGTACACACGACTGGATGGGCACGTGCAGAAGACGAAGCAAGACTTGGAGGTGGCTTTGCCCGCACCCCGGTACCTCGGCCTGGGGGTCCTCCGTTGGGCTGAATGGGTCCCACAGTGGTCAAGAAACCAAGAGAAACAAGCAACGTACCTGGAGGCTTCCAGGAAGCTGCTCCGGAGTTTCTTCCCTAAATGGACCCCAGAGGAAGTGGAGAAGTGGTCACGG GTGGACTTTGAGGCAGCAGCTCAGTCAGTCATGGTGGAGACTCTGCAGGAGGTTAAAAGGTTGAGGCCCAAGGCATTGTGGGGTTTCTCCCCTTACCCTAGCTGCTATAACAGCGACCCCGCCCAGACCCAGTTAGGCAATTACAGCGGCCAGTGCCCCCCTGCAGAGATGGCCCTCAACGATGAGCTGCTGTGGCTGTGGAAAAGAAGCTCTGCGCTCTTCCCCCTCCTGACCCTGGAGAAGCGACAG GGTGGGACAGCAGCAGCCAGGTCCTTCTTGTCGAGTCAAATAAAAGAAGCACTACGAGTCGCATCGGTGGCTGGAGCCGAGTTTGATCTACCTGTTTTCCCTCTGGTAAAGAGCGTGTATGATTCAAGTAAAACTTTCCTATCACAG gctgACCTCATCAATACTATAGGAGAATCTGCTGCCATGGGAACAGCAGGAGTTGTCATCTGGAATAGAAGTGAGATGAAAACAGAG AGAGAGTGCCAAGACCTGGCAGTGTTTGTCCGTAAAGTCCTGGGCCCTTACACCGTCAACGTTACTACGGCAACTCAGTCCTGTTCCTCCGCCCTCTGTCAGGGGAAGGGTCGCTGTGTTCGTCGAAATCCGGACACCTCCGCCTACCTCCACCTACCGTCCCAACCCAGTGCTGCAGACAAGTCAACAGAAAAG GCAGAGGGAGCAGAAGCCACCCAACAGCCAGATGCAGAGACTAAAGCGGCTGAACCAGATCCAGCCGAGATCTGGAAAAAAGACTTCCAGTGCCAGTGGTACAAGAGTGCAGATGGGGAAATCTCTGAACGGCAGCCCCCCAAGGACGGCGTGTCTGTTGGAGGAAAAGCTGAAGGAAACACTGGGAACGCAGCGGAGACCAGGACATCTTCCACAACAAAAAGTGCCTCTGAAAATTTGTCTAGAGGAAGTGATTTTGCTGGTACTGGAAGTCAAACAGTTTCAGTAGAAATGCAGACGGACAATGGTACGAACCTACTAACAGTCCCAACCCTACAAACTTTGCTTCTGCTGCTGGGGGCTGGATGCTTATGCCTGtga